One window of Ziziphus jujuba cultivar Dongzao chromosome 5, ASM3175591v1 genomic DNA carries:
- the LOC107433677 gene encoding peptidyl-prolyl cis-trans isomerase FKBP62 isoform X2: MKKGEIALFTSSAELGNGVGGRGGVVVPPNSVLQFEVELISWITVVDVSKDGGIIKKIIEKGQIDSRPSNLDEVLVKYRVALGDGSIVAQSPEEGTEFYVKDGHLCPALPKAIMTMKSGEKARLIVQPQYTLGEKGRDAGNWIHSIPPNSLLHVYIELVSFKPVIDVTGDGKVLKKIVKEGDCNPSADEGATVTISYMAMLEDGTVFEKKGIDGEQPLEFVTDEEQVIAGLDRAAATMRKGERAVLTIDPDYGFGSVEVRRELAVVPPCSKVIYEVEMLDCKREKVPWELSNHEKIEAAERKKEEGNLLFKSGKYQRAAKKYDKAADYVSEDMSFEKDELKLAKALRVSSWLNGAACSLKLGDFQGAINLCSKVLDVEFHNVKALYRRAQAYMETADLDLAELDIKNALEADPQNREVNLMQKNLKQLQVESNKRDAMLYTNMFSRMTKDSSTATKKLKIEKADNENEKKEEMVAMEAEKVAGSSMNS, translated from the exons ATGAAGAAGGGAGAGATTGCATTGTTTACGTCGTCTGCTGAACTGGGCAATGGAGTTGGTGGCCGTGGTGGTGTTGTTGTTCCACCCAATTCAGTCCTTCAGTTTGAAGTCGAACTCATTTCGTGGATCACTGTGGTGGATGTTAGCAAAGATGGTGGGATTATCAAGAAAATAATAGAGAAAGGACAGATAGATTCACGACCGAGCAATTTAGATGAAGTTCTTG TGAAGTATCGAGTGGCACTCGGTGATGGCTCTATTGTGGCTCAATCACCAGAAGAAGGAACTGAATTCTATGTCAAAGATG GTCATCTTTGTCCAGCATTGCCGAAAGCCATCATGACCATGAAAAGTGGGGAGAAAGCCAGACTAATTGTTCAACCTCAGT ATACCTTGGGAGAGAAGGGGAGAGACGCAGGCAACTGGATTCATTCAATCCCGCCTAATTCTTTGCTGCATGTTTATATAGAGTTGGTATCCTTCAAGCCTGTTATTGATGTTACTGGTGATGGCAAGGTATTGAAAAAGATTGTGAAAGAAGGGGATTGCAATCCTAGTGCTGATGAAGGTGCAACTGTTACTA TCAGCTATATGGCTATGCTGGAAGATGGCACTGTCTTTGAGAAAAAAGGAATTGATGGGGAGCAACCTTTGGAATTTGTCACTGATGAAG AACAAGTGATTGCTGGTTTAGACCGAGCTGCAGCAACAATGAGGAAGGGTGAGCGGGCAGTATTGACCATAGATCCTGATTATGGCTTTGGAAGTGTTGAAGTGAGGCGGGAACTGGCTGTAGTTCCACCTTGTTCAAAAGTTATTTATGAAGTTGAAATGTTAGACTGTAAAAGG GAAAAAGTGCCATGGGAACTGAGTAATCATGAGAAAATTGAGGCAGctgaaaggaagaaagaagaaggcaatCTTCTATTTAAAAGTGGGAAATATCAACGAGcggcaaaaaaatatgataaa GCTGCAGACTATGTTAGTGAAGATATGTCCTTTGAGAAAGATGAGCTTAAGTTAGCCAAAGCACTAAGAGTGTCTTCCTGGTTAAATGGTGCAGCATGTAGCCTTAAACTAGGTGACTTTCAGGGAGCAATCAATTTGTGTTCAAAG GTTCTAGATGTTGAGTTTCACAATGTAAAAGCCTTGTACAGGCGGGCTCAAGCCTACATGGAAACTGCAGACTTGGACTTAGCTGAATTAGACATCAAAAATGCTCTTGAGGCTGATCCTCAGAACAG AGAGGTGAACTTGATGCAGAAGAACTTGAAACAACTTCAAGTTGAAAGCAATAAGAGAGATGCAATGCTCTACACAAACATGTTTTCACGGATGACAAAGGATTCGTCAACTGCTACTAAG AAATTGAAAATCGAGAAAGCGGATAATGAGAatgagaaaaaagaagagatgGTAGCAATGGAAGCGGAGAAAGTGGCTGGTAGTTCAATGAACTCCTGA
- the LOC107433677 gene encoding peptidyl-prolyl cis-trans isomerase FKBP62 isoform X3: MTMKSGEKARLIVQPQYTLGEKGRDAGNWIHSIPPNSLLHVYIELVSFKPVIDVTGDGKVLKKIVKEGDCNPSADEGATVTISYMAMLEDGTVFEKKGIDGEQPLEFVTDEEQVIAGLDRAAATMRKGERAVLTIDPDYGFGSVEVRRELAVVPPCSKVIYEVEMLDCKREKVPWELSNHEKIEAAERKKEEGNLLFKSGKYQRAAKKYDKAADYVSEDMSFEKDELKLAKALRVSSWLNGAACSLKLGDFQGAINLCSKVLDVEFHNVKALYRRAQAYMETADLDLAELDIKNALEADPQNREVNLMQKNLKQLQVESNKRDAMLYTNMFSRMTKDSSTATKKLKIEKADNENEKKEEMVAMEAEKVAGSSMNS; encoded by the exons ATGACCATGAAAAGTGGGGAGAAAGCCAGACTAATTGTTCAACCTCAGT ATACCTTGGGAGAGAAGGGGAGAGACGCAGGCAACTGGATTCATTCAATCCCGCCTAATTCTTTGCTGCATGTTTATATAGAGTTGGTATCCTTCAAGCCTGTTATTGATGTTACTGGTGATGGCAAGGTATTGAAAAAGATTGTGAAAGAAGGGGATTGCAATCCTAGTGCTGATGAAGGTGCAACTGTTACTA TCAGCTATATGGCTATGCTGGAAGATGGCACTGTCTTTGAGAAAAAAGGAATTGATGGGGAGCAACCTTTGGAATTTGTCACTGATGAAG AACAAGTGATTGCTGGTTTAGACCGAGCTGCAGCAACAATGAGGAAGGGTGAGCGGGCAGTATTGACCATAGATCCTGATTATGGCTTTGGAAGTGTTGAAGTGAGGCGGGAACTGGCTGTAGTTCCACCTTGTTCAAAAGTTATTTATGAAGTTGAAATGTTAGACTGTAAAAGG GAAAAAGTGCCATGGGAACTGAGTAATCATGAGAAAATTGAGGCAGctgaaaggaagaaagaagaaggcaatCTTCTATTTAAAAGTGGGAAATATCAACGAGcggcaaaaaaatatgataaa GCTGCAGACTATGTTAGTGAAGATATGTCCTTTGAGAAAGATGAGCTTAAGTTAGCCAAAGCACTAAGAGTGTCTTCCTGGTTAAATGGTGCAGCATGTAGCCTTAAACTAGGTGACTTTCAGGGAGCAATCAATTTGTGTTCAAAG GTTCTAGATGTTGAGTTTCACAATGTAAAAGCCTTGTACAGGCGGGCTCAAGCCTACATGGAAACTGCAGACTTGGACTTAGCTGAATTAGACATCAAAAATGCTCTTGAGGCTGATCCTCAGAACAG AGAGGTGAACTTGATGCAGAAGAACTTGAAACAACTTCAAGTTGAAAGCAATAAGAGAGATGCAATGCTCTACACAAACATGTTTTCACGGATGACAAAGGATTCGTCAACTGCTACTAAG AAATTGAAAATCGAGAAAGCGGATAATGAGAatgagaaaaaagaagagatgGTAGCAATGGAAGCGGAGAAAGTGGCTGGTAGTTCAATGAACTCCTGA
- the LOC107433674 gene encoding serine carboxypeptidase-like 13, producing MPKSDPVSRLCILLLVHIFLLLVTAAFSGVSHPSVKFLPGFQDSLPFQLETGYVGVDEREDVQLFYYFVKSERNPQKDPLLLWLTGGPGCSAWSGLVFEIGPLNFKVEQYNGSLPTLLLNPHSWTKVSNIIFLDSPVGTGFSYPRTPKASQSSDLTQTHHALQFLRKWLIEHPEFISNPFYVGGDSYSGITVPVLSQRISKGNEEGIKPLINLQGYLLGNPITNKLEDNFRIPYAHGMGLISDEVFQSLQENCGGEYMDVDPSNAACLKDVEAYDNCIAGLNKAHILEPSCPFVSPKPQKIVGVERRSRSLSVNPQVLLVSESQLPTLGCREYGYLLCSYWANDPSVRKALGIVPGSKGEWKRCSHLTYEPDVHSSVEYHAILSARGYRSLIYSGDHDMLVPFMATQAWIRSLNYSIVEDWRPWVVHGQVGGYTRTYSNRMTFATVKGGGHTAPEYRREESLAMFQRWLDSEPL from the exons ATGCCAAAATCAGATCCAGTTTCAAGGCTTTGTATTTTGCTTCTGGTTCATATCTTCCTGTTATTAGTAACTGCGGCTTTCTCAGGAGTGTCTCATCCATCGGTTAAATTTCTTCCCGGGTTTCAGGACTCTCTTCCTTTTCAACTCGAAACTgg GTATGTGGGTGTGGATGAGAGAGAGGATGTGCAGCTCTTCTACTACTTTGTCAAGTCCGAGAGAAATCCTCAAAAGGACCCTCTCTTGCTCTGGCTCACCGGTGGTCCTGGATGCTCTGCCTGGAGTGGTCTTGTTTTTGAAATTG GTCCTTTAAATTTTAAGGTAGAGCAGTACAATGGGAGCCTACCTACATTACTCTTAAATCCTCACTCATGGACAAAG GTGTCCAACATAATATTCCTAGATTCACCAGTTGGCACTGGATTTTCCTACCCTAGAACCCCGAAGGCTTCTCAATCTAGCGACCTCACACAAACCCACCATGCTCTCCAATTCTTGAGGAAG TGGTTGATTGAACACCCAGAATTTATCTCAAATCCATTCTATGTTGGTGGAGATTCATATTCTGGTATTACCGTACCTGTCCTATCTCAACGAATCTCGAAAG GAAATGAAGAAGGCATTAAACCATTGATAAATCTACAG GGGTACTTACTCGGAAACCCAATAACAAATAAGTTAGAAGACAACTTCAGAATTCCATATGCGCATGGAATGGGACTCATTTCTGATGAAGTCTTCCAG TCGTTGCAGGAGAATTGCGGAGGAGAGTATATGGATGTGGATCCCAGCAATGCTGCGTGTTTGAAAGATGTTGAAGCTTATGACAAT TGTATTGCAGGATTAAATAAGGCCCATATTTTGGAACCTTCGTGCCCTTTTGTTTCCCCAAAGCCACAAAAGATTGTGGGTGTTGAAAGAAGATCCAGGTCTCTCTCTGTGAATCCTCAAGTGTTGCTCGTTTCGGAATCCCAACTTCCCACCCTGGGCTGCCGT GAATATGGGTATTTGCTATGTTCTTATTGGGCCAACGATCCTAGCGTCCGCAAAGCTCTTGGCATAGTGCCG GGAAGTAAAGGGGAGTGGAAGCGATGCTCACATTTGACATATGAGCCAGATGTTCACAGCAGTGTTGAGTATCATGCAATCCTTAGTGCTAGAGGCTACCGCTCTTTGATATACAG TGGAGATCATGACATGTTGGTGCCATTCATGGCAACTCAAGCGTGGATAAGATCTTTAAACTATTCAATTGTTGAGGACTGGAGGCCATGGGTCGTCCATGGTCAAGTTGGTGG TTATACGAGGACTTATTCAAATCGGATGACGTTTGCGACTGTCAAA GGAGGAGGGCACACAGCTCCAGAATACAGACGTGAAGAATCTCTCGCTATGTTTCAAAGGTGGCTTGATTCTGAGCCTCTGTAA
- the LOC107433679 gene encoding serine carboxypeptidase-like 7: protein MAKSDEVVSRTFISLPLHIFLLLTPLLSEASSILSLPGFQGSLPFQLETGYVGVGETEDVQLFYYFVKSERNPQKDPLLLWLTGGPGCSAWSGLVFEIGPLNFNVEQYNGSLPTLIINSHSWTKVSNIIFLDLPVGTGFSYARTSQASKSSDLKQMHHALQFLRKWLIQHPEFISNPFYVAGDSYSGITVPVLGQLISEGNDEGIKPLINLQGYLLGNPVTHNSETNFKIPYAHGMGLISDELYQSLQENCGGEYQDVDPSNTVCLNDVKAYDDCVSGLNPAHILEPLCAFASPKPQKTVGIERKSRSLSENIQVLHFSESEVPALTCRSYGYLLCGYWANDPNVRKVLGIQAGSIGEWKRCNYFLPYEKDVDSSVGYHAILSAKGYRSLIYSGDHDMGVPFLATQAWIRSLNYSIVDDWRPWVVHGQVGGYTRTYSNRMTFATIKGAGHTAPEYKRKESLAMLQRWLDSEPL, encoded by the exons ATGGCAAAATCAGATGAGGTAGTATCAAGAACGTTTATTTCACTCCCGCTTCATATCTTCTTGCTTCTGACTCCTTTGCTTTCGGAGGCTTCTTCAATACTGTCTCTTCCCGGGTTCCAGGGCTCACTTCCTTTTCAACTCGAAACTGG gtATGTGGGTGTGGGTGAGACAGAGGATGTGCAGCTCTTCTACTACTTTGTTAAGTCCGAGAGGAATCCTCAAAAGGACCCTCTCTTGCTTTGGCTCACCGGTGGCCCTGGCTGCTCTGCCTGGAGCGGTCTTGTTTTCGAAATTG GCCCTCTGAATTTTAATGTAGAACAGTACAATGGAAGCCTACCTACGTTAATTATAAATTCCCACTCGTGGACAAAG GTGTCCAACATAATATTCTTAGATTTACCGGTTGGCACTGGATTTTCCTACGCCAGAACCTCCCAGGCTTCTAAATCCAGCGACCTCAAACAAATGCACCATGCTCTCCAATTCTTAAGGAAG TGGTTGATTCAACATCCAGAATTTATTTCAAATCCATTTTATGTTGCTGGAGATTCATATTCCGGCATTACTGTTCCTGTACTTGGTCAATTGATCTCAGAAG GAAATGATGAAGGCATCAAACCATTGATAAATCTTCAG GGATATTTACTTGGAAACCCAGTGACACATAATTCAGAAACCAACTTCAAAATTCCATATGCTCATGGAATGGGACTCATTTCTGACGAACTCTACCAA TCGCTGCAGGAAAATTGCGGAGGAGAGTATCAAGATGTAGATCCCAGCAATACAGTGTGTTTGAATGATGTTAAGGCTTATGATGAC TGTGTTTCAGGATTAAATCCAGCCCATATTTTGGAACCTTTGTGCGCTTTTGCTTCTCCAAAGCCACAAAAGACGGTGGGTATTGAAAGAAAATCCAGATCTCTCTCCGAGAATATTCAAGTGCTCCACTTTTCAGAATCCGAAGTTCCCGCTCTGACCTGTCGT TCATATGGATATTTGCTATGTGGTTATTGGGCCAATGATCCTAACGTCCGCAAAGTCCTTGGCATACAAGCG GGAAGTATAGGGGAGTGGAAGCGATGCAACTATTTTTTGCCTTATGAGAAAGACGTAGACAGCAGTGTTGGGTATCATGCAATCCTGAGTGCTAAGGGCTATCGTTCTTTAATATACAG TGGTGATCATGACATGGGGGTGCCATTCTTAGCAACTCAAGCATGGATAAGATCATTGAACTATTCGATTGTTGATGACTGGAGGCCGTGGGTTGTCCATGGCCAAGTTGGTGG TTACACGAGGACTTACTCAAATCGGATGACATTTGCAACTATAAAA GGAGCAGGGCACACAGCTCCAGAATACAAACGTAAAGAATCTCTTGCCATGTTACAAAGGTGGCTTGATTCTGAACCTCTGTAA
- the LOC107433677 gene encoding peptidyl-prolyl cis-trans isomerase FKBP62 isoform X1: MRRLDTATSLSDMEDEDDLDEEPGEVIESAPPLKVGEERELGGTGLKKKLIKRGQGWETPEFGDEATVHYVGTLLDGTKIDSTRDRDEPFSVKLGQGQIVSGLDHGIITMKKGEIALFTSSAELGNGVGGRGGVVVPPNSVLQFEVELISWITVVDVSKDGGIIKKIIEKGQIDSRPSNLDEVLVKYRVALGDGSIVAQSPEEGTEFYVKDGHLCPALPKAIMTMKSGEKARLIVQPQYTLGEKGRDAGNWIHSIPPNSLLHVYIELVSFKPVIDVTGDGKVLKKIVKEGDCNPSADEGATVTISYMAMLEDGTVFEKKGIDGEQPLEFVTDEEQVIAGLDRAAATMRKGERAVLTIDPDYGFGSVEVRRELAVVPPCSKVIYEVEMLDCKREKVPWELSNHEKIEAAERKKEEGNLLFKSGKYQRAAKKYDKAADYVSEDMSFEKDELKLAKALRVSSWLNGAACSLKLGDFQGAINLCSKVLDVEFHNVKALYRRAQAYMETADLDLAELDIKNALEADPQNREVNLMQKNLKQLQVESNKRDAMLYTNMFSRMTKDSSTATKKLKIEKADNENEKKEEMVAMEAEKVAGSSMNS; encoded by the exons ATGCGGCGGTTAGATACAGCGACAAGCTTGTCGGATATGGAGGACGAGGACGACCTTGACGAAGAACCAGGAGAGGTCATCGAGTCAGCACCTCCTCTCAAAGTCGGGGAAGAGCGAGAGCTTGGTGGCACCGGCCTCAAGAAGAAGCTCATCAAGCGCGGTCAAGGCTGGGAAACTCCTGAGTTTGGGGACGAAGCCACTG TGCACTACGTGGGTACTTTGCTTGATGGAACAAAGATCGATTCCACTAGAGATAGAGACGAACCTTTCAGTGTTAAGCTTGGTCAGG GCCAAATTGTTAGTGGGCTGGATCATGGCATAATTACTATGAAGAAGGGAGAGATTGCATTGTTTACGTCGTCTGCTGAACTGGGCAATGGAGTTGGTGGCCGTGGTGGTGTTGTTGTTCCACCCAATTCAGTCCTTCAGTTTGAAGTCGAACTCATTTCGTGGATCACTGTGGTGGATGTTAGCAAAGATGGTGGGATTATCAAGAAAATAATAGAGAAAGGACAGATAGATTCACGACCGAGCAATTTAGATGAAGTTCTTG TGAAGTATCGAGTGGCACTCGGTGATGGCTCTATTGTGGCTCAATCACCAGAAGAAGGAACTGAATTCTATGTCAAAGATG GTCATCTTTGTCCAGCATTGCCGAAAGCCATCATGACCATGAAAAGTGGGGAGAAAGCCAGACTAATTGTTCAACCTCAGT ATACCTTGGGAGAGAAGGGGAGAGACGCAGGCAACTGGATTCATTCAATCCCGCCTAATTCTTTGCTGCATGTTTATATAGAGTTGGTATCCTTCAAGCCTGTTATTGATGTTACTGGTGATGGCAAGGTATTGAAAAAGATTGTGAAAGAAGGGGATTGCAATCCTAGTGCTGATGAAGGTGCAACTGTTACTA TCAGCTATATGGCTATGCTGGAAGATGGCACTGTCTTTGAGAAAAAAGGAATTGATGGGGAGCAACCTTTGGAATTTGTCACTGATGAAG AACAAGTGATTGCTGGTTTAGACCGAGCTGCAGCAACAATGAGGAAGGGTGAGCGGGCAGTATTGACCATAGATCCTGATTATGGCTTTGGAAGTGTTGAAGTGAGGCGGGAACTGGCTGTAGTTCCACCTTGTTCAAAAGTTATTTATGAAGTTGAAATGTTAGACTGTAAAAGG GAAAAAGTGCCATGGGAACTGAGTAATCATGAGAAAATTGAGGCAGctgaaaggaagaaagaagaaggcaatCTTCTATTTAAAAGTGGGAAATATCAACGAGcggcaaaaaaatatgataaa GCTGCAGACTATGTTAGTGAAGATATGTCCTTTGAGAAAGATGAGCTTAAGTTAGCCAAAGCACTAAGAGTGTCTTCCTGGTTAAATGGTGCAGCATGTAGCCTTAAACTAGGTGACTTTCAGGGAGCAATCAATTTGTGTTCAAAG GTTCTAGATGTTGAGTTTCACAATGTAAAAGCCTTGTACAGGCGGGCTCAAGCCTACATGGAAACTGCAGACTTGGACTTAGCTGAATTAGACATCAAAAATGCTCTTGAGGCTGATCCTCAGAACAG AGAGGTGAACTTGATGCAGAAGAACTTGAAACAACTTCAAGTTGAAAGCAATAAGAGAGATGCAATGCTCTACACAAACATGTTTTCACGGATGACAAAGGATTCGTCAACTGCTACTAAG AAATTGAAAATCGAGAAAGCGGATAATGAGAatgagaaaaaagaagagatgGTAGCAATGGAAGCGGAGAAAGTGGCTGGTAGTTCAATGAACTCCTGA